One window of Planctomycetia bacterium genomic DNA carries:
- the gmd gene encoding GDP-mannose 4,6-dehydratase: protein MKKALITGITGQDGSYLAELLLSKGYEVHGLIRRSSSFNTARIEHLYRDPHDKDAALFLHYGDLNDGASVRNVLHQVAPNEVYNLAAQSHVRLSFDQPVYTAETGAIGTLLMLEAIRDLQMPTRFYQAGSSEMFGNMPPPQNEATPFRPRSPYGCAKAYAHWQSVNYREAYGIFACNGILFNHESPRRGETFVTRKITRAATRIKEGLQDKLFLGNLDAKRDWGFAGDYVEAMWRMLQQGEPDDYVIATGKMHSVREFAEAVFGQLGLDWQKSIEHDPRYLRPTEVDELCGDASKASTKLGWKPIVMFAELAKLMTEHDWRLAKEERVLTDHRARNG from the coding sequence ATGAAGAAGGCGCTCATCACCGGTATCACGGGCCAGGACGGCAGCTATCTGGCTGAGTTGTTGCTATCCAAGGGCTACGAAGTCCACGGCCTGATTCGCCGGTCGAGCAGCTTTAACACGGCGCGCATCGAGCATCTCTACCGCGATCCGCATGACAAAGACGCGGCACTTTTCCTGCACTACGGCGACTTAAACGACGGCGCCAGTGTGCGCAACGTGCTGCACCAGGTCGCACCGAATGAGGTTTACAATCTCGCGGCGCAGTCGCATGTGCGACTGAGCTTCGATCAGCCGGTCTATACGGCGGAGACGGGGGCGATCGGCACGCTGTTGATGCTGGAGGCCATCCGCGATCTGCAGATGCCGACGCGGTTCTATCAGGCAGGCAGCAGCGAGATGTTCGGCAACATGCCGCCGCCGCAGAATGAGGCCACGCCGTTTCGACCGCGCAGCCCCTATGGGTGTGCCAAGGCGTATGCGCACTGGCAGTCGGTCAATTACCGCGAGGCCTACGGCATCTTTGCCTGCAACGGGATTCTGTTCAATCACGAGAGCCCGCGACGCGGGGAGACGTTTGTCACACGAAAGATCACGCGCGCGGCGACGCGGATCAAGGAGGGCCTGCAGGACAAGCTGTTTCTCGGCAATCTGGACGCGAAGCGCGACTGGGGATTTGCCGGGGACTACGTCGAGGCGATGTGGCGAATGCTGCAGCAGGGCGAGCCGGACGACTATGTGATCGCGACCGGGAAGATGCACAGCGTGCGCGAGTTTGCCGAGGCGGTCTTCGGGCAGCTCGGTCTGGACTGGCAGAAATCCATCGAGCATGACCCGCGGTACCTGCGGCCGACGGAGGTCGACGAACTGTGCGGCGACGCCTCGAAGGCAAGCACCAAGCTGGGCTGGAAGCCGATCGTGATGTTTGCCGAGCTGGCCAAGCTGATGACGGAACACGACTGGCGGCTGGCGAAGGAAGAGCGGGTACTGACGGATCACCGGGCGAGAAACGGCTAG
- a CDS encoding UDP-glucose/GDP-mannose dehydrogenase family protein, whose amino-acid sequence MRVGVVGTGYVGLVAGACFSDVGNHVICVDVDEAKIAKLREGEIPIYEPGLAEIVQRNAKAGRLEFTTDLAHATANSLIMFLAVGTPQADDGSADLSALLSVAEQIAKVMDGYRIIVTKSTVPVGTHKKIGDVVKAATDHPFDCVSNPEFMKEGAALDDFMKPDRVVIGTTNPAVVEIMKQLYSAFMRKRERILVMDPASAEMTKYAANALLATKVSFMNEIANLCERYGADVELVRAGVGSDSRIGHPFLFPGVGYGGSCFPKDVSALVSMGREVDYIPLITQAAQDTNQKQRRHFAQRVIERFEKGKGPVTLAVWGLAFKGRTDDIREAPAITAIQMFLKNGVTIRAHDPEAMPNARRTLGETGITYHEDGYEALNGADGLVIFTDWQEFRVPEFDLMKKNLRRPVVFDGRNLYDPAFMKRMGFEYHSVGRPTAGQCG is encoded by the coding sequence ATGCGAGTAGGTGTGGTTGGGACTGGTTACGTCGGGCTCGTCGCGGGAGCGTGCTTCTCGGATGTTGGAAATCACGTCATCTGCGTTGACGTTGACGAGGCGAAGATTGCCAAGCTGCGCGAGGGCGAGATTCCCATTTATGAGCCCGGTTTGGCTGAGATTGTTCAGCGGAATGCCAAGGCCGGTCGGCTGGAGTTTACCACCGACCTGGCTCATGCGACGGCCAATTCGCTGATCATGTTCCTTGCGGTGGGGACGCCGCAAGCGGACGACGGCAGCGCGGACTTGTCGGCATTGCTCAGTGTCGCCGAGCAGATCGCCAAGGTCATGGACGGGTACCGGATCATTGTGACGAAAAGCACGGTACCGGTGGGGACGCATAAGAAAATTGGAGATGTCGTCAAGGCAGCGACGGATCACCCGTTCGATTGCGTGAGCAATCCGGAGTTCATGAAGGAGGGAGCGGCGCTCGACGACTTCATGAAGCCAGACCGAGTGGTGATCGGTACGACGAATCCGGCGGTCGTGGAGATCATGAAGCAGCTCTACTCGGCGTTCATGCGGAAGCGCGAGCGGATTCTGGTGATGGACCCGGCGAGCGCGGAGATGACCAAGTACGCGGCGAATGCGCTGCTGGCGACCAAGGTCTCATTCATGAATGAGATCGCCAACCTGTGCGAGCGGTATGGGGCGGACGTGGAACTGGTTCGTGCGGGCGTTGGTTCGGACTCGCGAATCGGCCATCCATTCTTGTTTCCCGGTGTGGGGTATGGCGGATCGTGTTTTCCGAAGGACGTGAGCGCGCTGGTTTCGATGGGGCGCGAGGTGGATTACATCCCGCTCATCACGCAGGCGGCCCAGGATACGAACCAAAAGCAGCGGCGGCATTTCGCTCAGCGCGTGATTGAGCGTTTTGAGAAGGGCAAGGGCCCGGTCACGCTGGCGGTATGGGGGCTGGCGTTCAAGGGGCGGACTGATGACATCCGCGAGGCGCCGGCGATCACGGCCATCCAGATGTTTCTGAAGAACGGTGTCACCATTCGGGCGCACGATCCCGAAGCCATGCCGAATGCGCGAAGGACGCTTGGCGAGACCGGCATCACATATCATGAGGATGGTTACGAGGCATTGAACGGGGCCGATGGTCTGGTGATTTTCACGGACTGGCAGGAGTTCCGGGTGCCGGAATTCGACCTGATGAAGAAGAACCTGCGGCGGCCGGTGGTGTTCGATGGGCGGAATCTGTACGACCCCGCGTTTATGAAGCGAATGGGTTTCGAATATCACAGCGTGGGCCGACCGACGGCCGGTCAGTGTGGGTGA
- a CDS encoding DUF4160 domain-containing protein → MPTVARIGPYRFFFFGNEGNEPPHIHVQRERLLAKYWLNEVALAKSRGFAAHELRQIEKLVLENKGRFLEAWNEFFGG, encoded by the coding sequence ATGCCGACGGTCGCAAGAATCGGTCCCTACCGGTTTTTCTTTTTTGGCAACGAGGGTAACGAGCCTCCTCACATACACGTTCAGCGGGAGCGGCTGTTGGCCAAGTATTGGTTGAACGAAGTGGCGCTAGCGAAGTCGCGAGGCTTTGCCGCGCATGAGCTTCGACAGATTGAGAAGCTCGTCTTGGAGAACAAGGGCAGGTTTCTGGAGGCGTGGAATGAATTCTTCGGTGGTTGA
- a CDS encoding IS1380 family transposase, translating to MFFSSLGRKKIVADFTGGTLTSDAGGLLLREVERRLGLVDQLAGVINDPRDPARIQHDQRVMLAQRIFAIAMGYEDLNDHQALRSDPVLAVLTGRPPSADEPLASSPTLCRLENRVTRGDLARMSRVLVEQFIASYESPPEELILDFDATDDPIHGNQEGRFFHGYYDHHCFLPLYVFCGSRLLVSYLRPSNIDGAHHAWPILKLLVQRLRQAWPGVRIIVRGDSGFCRRRMMKWCDRHGVKYVLGLARNTVLEKAAESFMQAAEAQFATTQQKVRNFHEIEYAAQTWDRPRRVIVKAERLVQGPNVRFVVTNLTDRTPNDIYDGLYTARGDMENRIKEQQLGLFADRTSCHAFLANQFRLLLSSAAYVLVETLRRTALAGTELAEAQVNTIRLKLFKVAARVVVSVRRVVLRLSSSCPLQDLWRSLVPRLRLIPPAPS from the coding sequence ATGTTCTTTTCCAGTCTCGGCCGCAAGAAAATCGTGGCCGATTTCACAGGCGGAACGCTCACCTCAGACGCCGGGGGTCTGCTGCTTCGGGAGGTCGAGCGGCGTCTGGGCCTGGTCGATCAACTGGCCGGGGTCATCAACGACCCGCGTGATCCGGCCCGAATTCAACATGACCAGCGGGTCATGCTGGCCCAGCGCATCTTTGCCATTGCGATGGGCTACGAAGATCTCAACGACCATCAAGCCCTGCGGAGCGATCCCGTGCTGGCGGTCCTGACCGGGCGGCCGCCGAGCGCGGATGAGCCGCTGGCCAGCAGTCCGACCTTGTGCCGGCTGGAGAACCGCGTCACGCGCGGCGACCTGGCACGAATGTCGCGTGTGCTGGTGGAGCAGTTCATCGCGTCCTATGAATCGCCGCCGGAGGAATTGATCCTCGACTTCGACGCGACCGACGATCCGATCCACGGCAACCAGGAAGGCCGCTTCTTCCACGGCTATTACGACCACCACTGCTTCCTACCGCTGTATGTGTTCTGCGGCTCGCGGCTGCTGGTCTCCTACCTGCGGCCCAGCAACATCGACGGGGCCCATCACGCCTGGCCCATCCTGAAGCTGCTGGTGCAGCGCTTGCGACAGGCGTGGCCCGGGGTGCGGATCATCGTCCGCGGGGATTCCGGCTTCTGCCGCCGGCGAATGATGAAATGGTGCGACCGGCACGGCGTCAAGTACGTGCTGGGCCTGGCCCGCAACACCGTCCTGGAGAAAGCGGCCGAGTCCTTCATGCAGGCGGCCGAGGCCCAGTTCGCCACCACGCAGCAGAAGGTGCGGAACTTCCACGAGATCGAGTACGCGGCGCAGACCTGGGATCGCCCGCGCCGCGTGATCGTCAAGGCCGAGCGGCTGGTTCAGGGGCCCAACGTTCGATTCGTGGTGACCAACCTGACCGACCGCACGCCGAACGATATCTACGACGGTCTGTACACGGCCCGCGGCGACATGGAGAACCGCATCAAGGAGCAGCAGCTCGGGCTCTTCGCCGATCGCACCAGTTGCCACGCCTTCCTGGCCAATCAGTTCCGGCTGCTGTTGTCCTCGGCGGCCTACGTCCTGGTGGAAACGCTGCGCCGCACGGCCCTGGCCGGCACCGAACTGGCCGAGGCCCAGGTGAACACCATTCGCCTGAAACTCTTCAAGGTCGCCGCGCGGGTGGTCGTCTCCGTGCGCCGCGTCGTACTGCGACTGTCGAGCAGCTGCCCCCTGCAGGACCTGTGGCGATCCCTGGTTCCACGACTCCGCCTGATCCCGCCCGCCCCATCATGA
- the wecB gene encoding UDP-N-acetylglucosamine 2-epimerase (non-hydrolyzing), giving the protein MLKVICVCGARPNFMKIAPLMDAFARTGKVKAVLVHTGQHYDERMSQLFFRDLGIPEPDINLEVGSGSHASQTAEIIRRFEPVVIENRPDWVIVVGDVNSTIACAIVAVKLGVKVAHVEAGLRSFDRGMPEEINRLLTDSISDMLLVSEPSGVENLRKEGVDDSKIHFVGNVMIDTLMKNRQRANESKILTDLGLTPKKYAVVTLHRPSNVDDARTLGSILDAFEQIAKDMAIVFPMHPRTRKNMANMGLGQRVGSIAGFQTPEPLGYLDFLKLMADSAMVLTDSGGIQEETTILGVPCLTLRENTERPVTITEGTNRLCKPESASIMQAYREQLARGGASAKRPELWDGKAAERIAAIFAAIA; this is encoded by the coding sequence ATGCTTAAAGTGATTTGTGTCTGCGGTGCCCGGCCGAACTTCATGAAGATCGCGCCGTTGATGGACGCCTTTGCCCGCACCGGAAAGGTCAAAGCCGTCCTCGTGCATACGGGTCAGCACTACGACGAGCGGATGAGTCAGCTTTTCTTCCGCGACCTCGGCATACCCGAGCCGGACATCAATCTCGAAGTCGGCAGCGGGAGCCACGCCTCGCAGACGGCGGAGATCATTCGCCGCTTCGAGCCGGTCGTCATCGAGAATCGGCCGGACTGGGTGATCGTCGTCGGCGACGTAAACAGCACGATCGCCTGCGCCATAGTCGCCGTGAAGCTCGGCGTGAAAGTGGCCCACGTCGAGGCCGGCCTGCGCAGCTTCGATCGCGGCATGCCGGAGGAGATCAACCGGCTCCTTACGGATTCCATCTCTGACATGCTGCTGGTCAGCGAGCCGTCGGGCGTTGAGAATCTTCGCAAGGAAGGCGTGGACGACAGCAAGATTCACTTCGTCGGCAACGTCATGATCGACACGCTGATGAAGAACCGCCAGCGGGCCAACGAGTCGAAGATTCTGACCGACCTGGGCCTGACGCCGAAGAAATACGCCGTGGTCACGCTGCATCGGCCGAGCAACGTGGACGATGCCAGGACGCTGGGATCGATCCTCGATGCCTTCGAGCAGATCGCGAAGGACATGGCGATCGTCTTTCCGATGCACCCTCGGACGCGCAAGAACATGGCGAACATGGGCCTTGGACAGCGCGTAGGATCCATAGCCGGCTTTCAGACGCCCGAGCCGCTGGGGTATCTGGACTTCCTGAAACTGATGGCGGACTCGGCGATGGTCTTGACCGATTCCGGCGGGATTCAGGAGGAAACGACGATTCTGGGCGTGCCCTGTCTCACCCTGCGCGAGAACACCGAGCGGCCGGTGACGATCACCGAGGGGACGAACCGGTTGTGCAAGCCGGAGTCGGCGAGCATCATGCAGGCCTACCGCGAACAGCTCGCGCGCGGCGGCGCATCGGCGAAGCGGCCCGAGCTCTGGGACGGCAAGGCGGCGGAGCGCATCGCGGCGATCTTCGCGGCGATCGCGTGA
- a CDS encoding GDP-mannose 4,6-dehydratase has product MQTILVTGAAGFIGSHLCERLLADGRRVVGLDSFDSFYDPKIKRANIAGCLTNSNFRLVEGDIRDAEVVAAALKGCDLVVHLAARAGVRPSIEDPLLYQDVNVRGTNVILETMRKLGMKKLVFASSSSVYGNIKKVPFSETDVVDNPISPYAATKKAGELICHAYHHLFGMDITCLRFFTVYGARQRPDLAIHKFAKLILAGKSIPVFGDGSMMRDHTYIDDIIAGVVAAIDHCGGYKIYNLGESRPVSLSDLIAAIERAVGKKAMIERLPLQPGDVHQTYADVSRAKAELGYEPSTEIEAGLAKFAQWLSKSVAP; this is encoded by the coding sequence ATGCAGACGATACTTGTAACCGGTGCGGCGGGCTTCATCGGCTCCCATCTTTGCGAGCGACTGCTGGCGGATGGCCGGCGCGTCGTGGGGCTGGATAGTTTCGACAGTTTTTATGATCCGAAGATCAAGCGCGCGAACATCGCCGGATGCCTGACGAATTCCAATTTTCGTCTGGTTGAGGGTGACATTCGCGATGCGGAAGTTGTGGCCGCCGCGCTGAAGGGGTGTGATCTGGTGGTTCATCTGGCGGCGCGTGCCGGGGTGCGACCATCGATCGAGGATCCGCTGCTCTATCAGGACGTGAACGTTCGCGGGACGAACGTCATCCTTGAGACGATGCGAAAGCTGGGGATGAAGAAGCTGGTCTTTGCCAGCAGTTCGAGCGTGTACGGGAACATTAAGAAGGTGCCGTTCTCCGAGACGGATGTGGTGGACAATCCGATCTCGCCATATGCGGCGACAAAGAAGGCCGGCGAACTGATCTGCCATGCCTATCACCATCTGTTCGGGATGGATATCACGTGTCTTCGGTTCTTTACGGTGTATGGCGCGCGACAGCGGCCGGACCTTGCGATCCATAAGTTTGCAAAGTTGATTCTTGCGGGCAAGTCGATCCCGGTCTTTGGCGACGGCAGCATGATGCGGGACCACACCTATATTGATGACATCATCGCCGGGGTTGTTGCCGCAATCGATCACTGTGGTGGATACAAGATTTACAATCTTGGGGAATCCCGGCCGGTGTCGCTCAGTGACTTGATCGCAGCGATTGAGCGGGCGGTCGGCAAGAAGGCGATGATTGAGCGACTTCCGCTTCAGCCGGGGGACGTGCATCAGACTTATGCAGACGTAAGCAGAGCGAAGGCGGAACTGGGATACGAACCAAGCACGGAGATTGAGGCCGGGTTGGCCAAGTTCGCTCAATGGTTGAGCAAGTCCGTAGCACCCTAG
- a CDS encoding DUF362 domain-containing protein, which yields MMKPNEVYIARAAEPRYGPCPRGQWPEIPQEIPATQALATLRRLLHDAGLDRARFGTRDWNPLGEFVQKGMRVVLKPNWVLHVNKSGLGLDCLITHISVIEAILTYVVKAGPSVVVVGDAPIQGCDFESLNTSCGFDRIAGKFSSADTKVIVKDFRRTIRHEDKAQAGQRHDCRPLDEFVLYDMGEDSALEDISGEDPDFRVTMYNPDLMKKTHGPGRHQYLIARDVIEADVVINVPKLKTHRKSCVTGALKNMVGINGHKEYLPHHRKGGVGQGGDCYDGGLWVKSVVEDFLDIGNRTENLAMRRAMVVASRIGSAVGKVLGADSNFEGAWHGNDTIWRTCLDLQRILHYGQVDGSLSAARQRTVLSITDALIAGEGEGPLCPIPVPLGLLTMGLNTAAIEWVHCILMGLDPNKIALVREAFADHRFPLTDFAPDDIQIIAAGSPISLNKLFPEYGRRFIPPVGWRGHCELDEAGDVRPLPDGVYENACAPGSSSADE from the coding sequence ATGATGAAGCCAAATGAAGTATATATCGCCCGCGCAGCGGAGCCCCGATACGGCCCATGCCCAAGAGGCCAATGGCCGGAGATACCGCAAGAGATCCCCGCGACGCAGGCACTGGCGACTCTCCGCAGACTCTTGCATGACGCCGGATTAGATCGGGCGCGCTTCGGCACGCGAGACTGGAATCCGCTGGGCGAATTCGTGCAAAAGGGCATGCGGGTTGTTTTGAAGCCAAACTGGGTTCTGCATGTCAATAAGTCCGGTCTGGGATTAGATTGTCTGATCACGCACATTTCCGTCATCGAGGCGATCCTGACATATGTTGTCAAGGCCGGACCCTCGGTGGTGGTCGTGGGAGACGCTCCAATTCAAGGGTGCGATTTTGAGAGCCTGAACACTAGCTGCGGGTTCGATCGAATTGCGGGGAAGTTTAGTTCGGCGGATACGAAGGTCATTGTGAAGGACTTCCGCAGGACGATTCGGCATGAGGACAAGGCACAGGCGGGTCAACGTCACGATTGTCGACCGCTTGATGAGTTCGTCCTCTATGACATGGGCGAGGATAGCGCGCTGGAGGATATCAGCGGCGAAGATCCGGATTTTCGAGTCACGATGTACAACCCCGATCTGATGAAGAAGACTCATGGGCCGGGGCGACATCAGTATCTGATCGCTCGAGACGTCATAGAGGCGGATGTCGTTATCAACGTTCCGAAGCTCAAGACTCATCGCAAGTCATGCGTGACCGGCGCGCTGAAGAACATGGTGGGGATTAACGGTCACAAAGAGTACCTTCCTCATCATCGCAAGGGCGGGGTCGGCCAGGGCGGGGACTGTTACGACGGCGGTCTCTGGGTGAAGAGCGTCGTAGAGGACTTTCTTGACATTGGCAACCGCACTGAGAACCTGGCCATGCGAAGGGCCATGGTCGTCGCGTCGCGGATTGGATCTGCCGTCGGAAAGGTGCTGGGAGCGGACTCGAACTTTGAAGGCGCCTGGCACGGAAACGACACGATCTGGCGAACGTGCCTCGATCTTCAGCGGATCCTTCATTATGGCCAGGTCGATGGAAGCCTCTCGGCAGCGCGACAGCGGACGGTGCTGTCAATCACCGATGCCCTGATTGCCGGTGAGGGCGAGGGACCTCTTTGTCCCATTCCAGTTCCGCTGGGCCTGCTTACCATGGGGTTGAATACGGCGGCGATAGAGTGGGTCCACTGCATTCTGATGGGATTGGACCCCAACAAGATTGCTCTTGTTAGAGAGGCGTTTGCGGACCATCGCTTCCCGCTAACTGACTTCGCCCCAGACGACATCCAGATCATCGCCGCCGGAAGCCCCATTTCATTAAATAAGTTGTTTCCCGAGTATGGCAGGAGATTCATACCGCCCGTCGGTTGGCGGGGCCACTGCGAGCTCGATGAGGCCGGCGACGTAAGGCCATTGCCGGATGGCGTCTACGAGAACGCCTGCGCGCCTGGATCGAGTTCGGCCGATGAATAG
- a CDS encoding lipopolysaccharide biosynthesis protein yields the protein MRQTDRLIINVLSNYGLTVVAGIASLIVVPIVVNDLTQTGYGLAMMLLSGITVTTTLGNAVNRAMQRYLPQDLESADAERVNGTFNSAMAMFGMLGLLAAITILLLRDWYLDDPGITPELRADGNMAFFIVAIFMLVEGPLLTFQAGLEAIQRFDLVGAYTGATTVLRMLAIIAFFKLGAGSIVVFALSHMVAMILASVMFFICLKRAIPKLEFSVRHIRLDRFKILLVFAAAGLVMTVGNVLGQEGFRVLVGKGLSMADVGGLSAVWAFRSMVFMVICSMTNVLTPTASALEARGSAEALGKLLVASTKYSSVAAASMCLVPLAVFGPFLRLWLGEEFASLTTLLIVIMLAQLPISASLSAQQMLIGLGRLRITSPAVFSRGAVSLVVAGLYMYFSEEPSLTGAAVWLYAIQVFFSLVVFVHGSREIGVGVRRLILEGMALPAALGAASALLTWVVSSQIGTGDWLRILGAVGIGEVVFLGLIIALGLGVEERAHLGSFMSRVKARVMPNVSRS from the coding sequence ATGCGCCAAACTGACCGACTCATCATTAATGTTCTGTCCAACTACGGGCTGACCGTGGTTGCGGGCATTGCATCGCTGATTGTCGTGCCGATAGTGGTCAACGACCTGACGCAGACTGGATACGGCCTTGCCATGATGCTCCTTTCGGGCATCACTGTCACAACCACTCTCGGCAATGCGGTCAATCGCGCCATGCAGCGGTACCTGCCACAGGATCTGGAGTCGGCCGACGCGGAGCGCGTCAACGGGACATTCAATTCCGCGATGGCAATGTTCGGAATGCTCGGGCTCCTGGCAGCCATTACCATCTTGCTTCTGCGGGATTGGTATCTTGATGATCCGGGCATCACCCCCGAACTGAGGGCTGACGGCAATATGGCCTTCTTCATCGTCGCGATCTTCATGCTCGTTGAGGGGCCGTTGCTCACCTTTCAGGCTGGACTTGAGGCGATCCAACGATTCGATCTTGTCGGCGCCTATACGGGAGCGACAACCGTACTTCGCATGCTGGCGATCATCGCATTCTTCAAGCTTGGAGCGGGCAGCATCGTCGTATTCGCCCTGTCTCACATGGTCGCGATGATCCTCGCGTCAGTCATGTTTTTCATTTGCCTGAAACGGGCCATACCCAAGCTCGAATTCTCTGTACGCCATATTCGTCTCGATCGATTCAAGATTCTTCTGGTTTTTGCCGCCGCGGGATTGGTGATGACGGTCGGAAATGTTCTCGGCCAGGAGGGATTTCGCGTGCTCGTCGGAAAGGGCCTGAGCATGGCCGACGTCGGCGGCCTGTCCGCGGTGTGGGCGTTTCGTTCGATGGTGTTCATGGTCATTTGCAGCATGACCAATGTGCTCACGCCCACGGCGAGCGCGCTCGAGGCCCGCGGGTCCGCCGAGGCACTTGGGAAGCTTCTTGTGGCGTCGACGAAGTACTCCTCTGTGGCGGCTGCGTCGATGTGCCTGGTACCGCTTGCCGTTTTTGGCCCGTTTCTTCGCCTGTGGTTGGGGGAGGAGTTCGCATCGCTAACGACCCTTCTGATTGTGATCATGCTGGCGCAGTTGCCGATCTCGGCCTCGCTGAGCGCGCAACAGATGCTGATTGGTCTTGGTCGGCTGAGGATCACCAGTCCCGCGGTTTTTTCGCGGGGGGCGGTGAGCCTGGTAGTGGCCGGACTCTACATGTATTTTTCAGAAGAGCCGTCATTAACCGGAGCCGCCGTGTGGTTATATGCCATTCAAGTATTTTTCAGCTTAGTCGTGTTTGTTCACGGTAGTCGGGAGATCGGAGTGGGCGTTCGTCGGTTGATCCTTGAGGGCATGGCGCTGCCGGCGGCACTTGGGGCGGCCTCCGCGTTGCTAACGTGGGTGGTGTCGAGTCAGATCGGCACGGGAGACTGGCTTCGGATATTGGGTGCAGTCGGCATCGGGGAAGTTGTGTTTCTCGGATTGATCATCGCACTGGGATTGGGCGTCGAAGAGCGAGCGCATCTGGGGTCATTCATGAGTCGAGTCAAGGCCCGGGTCATGCCGAACGTGAGCCGCAGTTAA
- a CDS encoding GDP-L-fucose synthase has product MDLSFEGHRIAVTGGAGFLGRNVCADLERNEMGREQIAVPRRAEFDLTQREAVSQMYVQLRPDIVIHLAAEVGGIGANRASPGRFFYANLAMGMHLIEQARDAGLKKIVMVGTVCSYPKHTPVPFREDDLWNGYPEGTNAPYGIAKKALLVMLQAYRQQYGLNGVYLIPVNLYGPGDNFDLETSHVIPAMIRKFVDARVSGAAEVTLWGTGSASREFLYVEDCARAIVMATQRYDGAEPVNIGTGREITIRDLAEKIRGIVGYRGRIIWDSTKPDGQPRRCLDTSRAKAAFGFEATTGFDEGLQRTVDWYCNERGIKL; this is encoded by the coding sequence ATTGACTTGTCATTTGAGGGACATCGCATAGCAGTAACTGGAGGGGCGGGGTTCCTCGGTCGAAACGTCTGCGCAGATTTGGAGCGAAATGAAATGGGCCGCGAGCAAATTGCGGTGCCGCGGAGGGCGGAATTTGATCTGACGCAACGGGAAGCGGTCTCGCAGATGTATGTGCAATTGCGACCTGATATCGTCATTCATCTGGCGGCGGAAGTGGGGGGGATCGGGGCCAATCGCGCGAGTCCCGGGCGGTTTTTTTATGCCAATCTGGCGATGGGCATGCATCTTATCGAACAGGCCCGAGATGCCGGACTGAAGAAGATCGTCATGGTCGGGACGGTTTGCTCTTATCCGAAGCATACGCCGGTTCCGTTTCGCGAAGACGATCTTTGGAACGGCTATCCTGAGGGAACGAATGCGCCTTATGGGATTGCGAAGAAGGCGCTTTTGGTCATGCTTCAGGCCTATCGGCAGCAGTATGGGCTTAACGGCGTGTATTTGATTCCGGTCAATCTTTACGGGCCTGGCGACAACTTTGATCTGGAAACGAGTCACGTCATTCCGGCGATGATTCGCAAGTTTGTCGATGCCAGGGTGTCGGGGGCGGCGGAGGTTACGCTGTGGGGGACGGGGTCGGCGAGCCGCGAGTTTCTCTATGTCGAGGACTGTGCCCGGGCGATTGTGATGGCGACGCAGCGCTATGATGGTGCGGAGCCTGTGAACATCGGGACGGGGCGGGAGATCACGATCCGCGACCTAGCGGAGAAGATTCGCGGAATCGTCGGATACAGGGGGCGGATTATTTGGGATTCGACGAAGCCCGACGGACAGCCGAGACGGTGTCTGGATACGAGTCGTGCGAAGGCGGCGTTTGGATTCGAGGCGACGACGGGGTTCGACGAGGGGCTGCAACGAACGGTGGATTGGTACTGCAACGAGCGGGGCATCAAGTTGTGA
- a CDS encoding DUF2442 domain-containing protein, with the protein MNSSVVEITPLAQGVEVTDEELVVSLADGRRISVPIVWFPRLSRATPEQRNKWELLGDGEGIHWPLIDEDLSVEGLLSGRKSRSS; encoded by the coding sequence ATGAATTCTTCGGTGGTTGAGATAACTCCGCTTGCTCAGGGCGTCGAAGTGACCGATGAGGAACTGGTCGTTTCACTTGCAGATGGGCGGCGGATATCCGTGCCGATCGTCTGGTTTCCTCGGCTTAGCAGGGCGACGCCTGAGCAGAGAAATAAATGGGAACTGCTGGGCGACGGCGAGGGGATACACTGGCCGCTCATCGACGAGGATCTTAGTGTCGAAGGTTTGCTCTCAGGGCGCAAGTCGCGGTCTAGTTAG